The stretch of DNA TTCGGGTTTGGTGAGTGAGTgacaccgtgtgtgtgtgtgtgtgtgtgtgtgtgtacgcgcgCGTGCGTGCCCATGTGCAATAAAGTTAGTAGACACATCCCTGCACTGCTTCCCCAGACCTCTGTCCCTTCTTGCTCGTCCTCTTGGTTGGTCTGGCTCTCCCTGGCACATGCGGGACTTTGGCCACGTCCCCGGCCACCTGAGGTGGGATCATCCCAGCTGCAGTGTGGAGCAGGTCCATGGTTTGCTGAGGATGATTCTTGGGCATCTCATGTCTGTATTTGGAGTGCTGAAGGATGACTGCATTCTCAGGAAGAGcaatttctcttctcctgacaTGAAGTTCAGGCTTAGGTCGGTTGCATTCTTGGAGGCATCTCCCCTGGTCTAATGTGGTTTGTTGCCTTGAGGTCTCTTCCCCGTGCTCCTCCGACTCAGCAAGGTTCACAGTGGGatcccttgtgctctctcctgAGGCCTCACCCACCTCTGCGGGGTCTGCCTCGGGAGATGCGATTCCTCCCTCGACTGACCCACTCACAAGGTCTCTTTCCATATCGGTCTTCTGCATATAAAAGAGGACATAGGCAAGTTGGCGCAGGGCACAAGTCACAACGCAGGCGCTGACCTTAGCATCATCCATTTTATGCCACTGGCCATTTCCTGCCTTTACGAAACAGAAATAACGTCCACTGTGGCAACTCCACCCAGCATGCACCAGCACGGCATAGAGCACATAAACCAAGggtcctgccctctgctcagaCAGGGAGTGTTGCATGTCAAGGCACTCAGGATATTGCATCTCCTTAGTCATTTTGTTGCCTGTGAAGTCTGAGAATCGTTTCAAGACCAGGATGAGGACTTTTGCACAACTGTGCAAAGTCAACACCTTGGACGCAGGCACTTTCTCTAGACACTTACTACAATGGTAGGCATTTTCACCTTCAAGCATTTCGGGCTTCACCAACTGCTCCAAAGCTTGGCTGACACTCTGAGCAGCCCCGATGTCCAGGCTGATGTCCAGGTAAGGTTCCAGAGTGCTGGAAATGCCTTGGCAGTGGAGACACTGGATTTGTGACCTCCAGTACCCCCCAAAGATATGCTGGATGAGGGTGCTGTCCTGAGCATGCTGAGAGTCTGAGGGCTTGTCTTCAGGCAAGCATGCTTGCTGCATTGCATC from Canis lupus dingo isolate Sandy chromosome 21, ASM325472v2, whole genome shotgun sequence encodes:
- the LOC118351763 gene encoding ubiquitin carboxyl-terminal hydrolase 17-like protein 6, with translation MEAAYLHRSEESQFNDSPKPQSCWSKRGGAEVHGGPSLPEKTSPASKTLSSLTDPLAPASAGRPPTKTPLSWEDLSQVGAGLQNMGNTCYVNATLQCLTYTEPLASYVLSQKHGTACRKQTSCMLCTLQAHMTRVLCHPGRVLRPLPLLLAAFHTHKQEDAHEYLMFILDAMQQACLPEDKPSDSQHAQDSTLIQHIFGGYWRSQIQCLHCQGISSTLEPYLDISLDIGAAQSVSQALEQLVKPEMLEGENAYHCSKCLEKVPASKVLTLHSCAKVLILVLKRFSDFTGNKMTKEMQYPECLDMQHSLSEQRAGPLVYVLYAVLVHAGWSCHSGRYFCFVKAGNGQWHKMDDAKVSACVVTCALRQLAYVLFYMQKTDMERDLVSGSVEGGIASPEADPAEVGEASGESTRDPTVNLAESEEHGEETSRQQTTLDQGRCLQECNRPKPELHVRRREIALPENAVILQHSKYRHEMPKNHPQQTMDLLHTAAGMIPPQVAGDVAKVPHVPGRARPTKRTSKKGQRSGEAVQGCVY